From the genome of Salvia splendens isolate huo1 chromosome 7, SspV2, whole genome shotgun sequence:
TCCCTTCCACctacagtggggcgccctaagcattttactattgttttgttaattaatttaaatgttttcaaatatataaatgcaaacttagaaaaaacacaacgattaactaagaacggcaaaaaattcattgattataaaaaaaaagttacatgggttagaaataaaaaaaattgactatcCTACGAAAGCCCCAACtcccggctcaactcatcgatcaacctctggaggtacaaatgaaaagtgaagctggggtatatatatatatataacaaaatttttgaatttaaaaaaaaaaaaaaaaaaactaaaacgcgttgcatcgtccgcgtcggccacagtgggcggacgatggcgcggacgatgccctatcgtcagtgcttcgtccgcggactaagcatcgggcgcggacgacgcatcgtccgtcgtccgcggaGCCACAGTGGTGGACGATAGCGcacccgatgcatcgggcgcgctatcgtccgcccactgGGGGTAGCCTTAATATggaattaataaattaatgtgTATTCGAAGCCAATAATTTACATTAATGATGTATGAAAAGTCAGCAAGTCACAAATGAGCTAGACTGGAGGAAAAAGAGTTTACGGAATTTCAGGAACTTAAAGTTATTGAAGATTTGGTTTTTAGAGGCATTGCGTGATTTggtaaaaaggaaaatgtttcgtTTTCATTAGCTATGTGACATGTTTTGACTAAATACCAGCTTACTATAAAGTAATTCTTTCCGTCTCTGTCTAAAAAACGAGTAAAAGTTAATTTGAAATCTAATTATTTAGATTAAAAAATACATGGGTTAAGAATTGACTTCTAAGGCGATGGAGATAATATGAAATCCTATCCTTAATGGCTAATCACATTCTCTAGAAGTGGCCTATGACTATCAAGATTTCTAACTCACAATGTGTTATCTATGGTTGTAAATTTATTAGTATATGAAAAAACAAGAACATAACTCACTCAAATTCCTTCTTTTACCCCCCTCCCCTCATCTATAAACAAAAATTTCACATTTTCTTGTTTCTCTTTTTCACAAATAGGATCTTTTTCACATATAATGAGGAAAAACGAAAATAGAATTCAAAGAAAACTTTATTCCTTTATTTTGTAGTGATAAATTTGTTAGCGAAGAGAATGCACCATATCTAATCTATTTTTCcccaagaaaaaaatatttagccTTGCCCCCCCTCCCccaacaaagaaaataaaatacaaaataaataaaaataaaataccgAGTTTCGCTATAACCTCGGTGAATTGAACTTGAATCAAATCTTTGATATGAGATTCGTATGGTAGAACTTTGCCAACGCAACCCATTTAATGTACAATAATTACGGATTAGAACATATTATTGTGTATGCAGTGATAAAAATGGATTTGTTCTCTAATTATGTGTGTTAACTTAAACGAACAAACAATAGGAGGATTTTGAAATACAGTAATAGTTAATAATGATATAATATGATACACTTATTAGTTACTGCAGTAGATAAATAATGGTTGACTGGAGTCAATTCTGCGACAGCCTTCTCATTTCCAATTCTTATTCCATTCCACTTGGCTCATGTCAAAATCCTACTCCTCAAATGAAGTCAATTCAAccttaataaataaaatgccaTCATTATTATAACACCCCCTCTTCCTAATAATTATCATTCTTATACAATTTTTGTTACATCCCATATATTAGTGCActttttagttttaaaaattatttttatcatgCATTATACTATTGATGGATCTAGCATTAAGCTAAAAATTGACAAATGCCCCGCTCGTATTTTAATACACTAATTCccttttctttaatttctaAAATGTCTTCATAATTTCGCCCCTTTTAATATAATTTCTAACTCCATTCCtttctactactactactaataatattaatCTCATTATCTACTAATACTATTTCAACTACTCCCTACGTGTCATATAAtatatgtcacactttcctttttgtttgtctcacaaaagatgtcacatttcttttcttctttttttttgaaaaaagttcccactcacattaatattaatatactccctccgtcccgcactactcgcacttatttcctttttgggcgtcccaagttacttgcactctttccatttttagtaaaaattttcacctacagccgtaatttttaactttcctatacactcattccttaatctccgtgccgaaaagaaaatgGGTGAGttgcccgggacggagggagtattattttctcttctcacctaacacacaaaataacatctcctaaaatctcgtgtcagtGGCGTATCTAATGTAGTagagtgaactacgcaaatggtccCTGAACTATGCCTTTTGCACACCAATGGtccctgaactttaaaaatatcgtgggtagtccctgaactaaggtgtaatcacatttatggtactttttcactattcatgaagggcatgaagggcattttgggactttcatatctaggtattgaatttgatattttcgTTATCTAGTACTAAATAtgttattttcttatagtttgagtacctaaaatgatattattcacttcaaGTACCTAAAACgatattattcacttcactttttcaacatttcttctttctctctttctctaaaataaaaaaaatagtactatgaaattattaaatatattaattaaaaaaatcaaaattataaatttaaatataaaataatttttgaaaaatttaattttgattgtgatttgattattttcttaatattaaaaattaattttttttaattaaaactaagcattaattttcaaaaaaattaagaattttcgcgaaaattcttaatttttgatGATATATTCTCTTGATCTATTATAAGTTTTGATGATATATtctcttaattaatttttttaattaaaactaagcattaatttttgaaaaaattaagaatttttgcaaaattaatttttaggaagtaaaaaattaataagctTACTTGCATGTAAAATGTGTTGAAGTCGTTGTAGCCATCCCTACATACATGGTAAAAGAAAATTTTGACGCTTGAGTACGAATGCATATACAAGGCTCATCAATCAGCAAGGTTATTAAGTTATGACTATATCCCAATTCTCATGGTCAAAAAACTGTTACAATCATAGATTCTTGGCCAAAAATAAAACTTCCATAATTTCCCAAAACATCAAATACTTTGTGAATTACAAGAGTTTTCCCTCCACACCCAACTGACAACAATCAATCTTCATGTGAGTGAAAAATAATAGATCAAGAGAATATATCatcaaaaattaagaattttttgaaaattaatgcttagttttaattaaaaaaattaatttttaatattaaaaaaataatcaaatcacaattaaaattaaattttgcaaaaattattttataattaaatttataattttgatttttataattaatatatttaataatttcatagtactattttttatttttatttttagagaaagagagaaagaagaaatgttgaaaagtgaagtgaataatatcattttaggtacttgaagtgaataatatcattttaggtactcaaactataagaaaatatcatatttagtactagataaagaaaatatcaaattcaatacctagatatgaaagtctcaaaatgcccttcatgccttggggcattttgggtgtaaaattgtgatgaatagtgaaaaagtaccataaatgtgattacaccttagttcagggactacccacgatatttttaaagttcaaggACCATTGGTGTGCAAAAGGTATAGTTCAGggaccatttgcgtagttcactcAATGTAATAAAAGGGGGTGTAATTGTACcccaaatattttattattaagtaTTTACTGAGATAGGAATATAACCAGAAGTTTTGGTGGTCGAGTGGCAGTGCATGCTGTCTGCTACACAGCCACCCGAGTTTGAATCCCACCAAGCTCAGTTTTTAATATTTCAgtgttattttcattttttgctCATTTTTACTGTTGTTTTTTAttgtataattattaagtaatagtaatacatttcttaaaattctgCAATCAAATATTGCACCTTCGAATTGAAATGTGTGAATCCGTTACTGTCTCCTTATCTCCTGTCATTTTTCAagtatgacatctattatggggctgagggagtatttttttttttttcgatatTAATGGTGGGTGAGCTGACTAGTGTTGAATTTCTTTGGAAGAGGGCTAGTTACACTAAATAAATATTTGTTCTAGATGTCATTAGTTAATCATTCTTCAACCACACTTGGTAGTAGGAAAAGTCATAAGGAATGACACGAGCAACCGGGGTCAACTTTTCATTTCACACTACGGTATACTGAAATTCCACATTTGCACTAGAATGTCGTATAGTAagcaaataatttaaatataaaaccTGCTTCTGGAAGGGTCAATTGGTTTAATAAATTCATcctacaaatttttttttaaaaaggctTAATACCTTTTTCTTTAACAATTGTGAcagtatataaaatatttaatccaAACGACTCTAGAATTTTATCCAGTGTAGGGTATGCTTTCCACAATGCATCAACCTATTGATACTCTCACCTGGTCACGTACTTGTCGGTTTTCTAATTTGGTTAGTAATTCTCCTCATTTGGAGAAATTTTTTAACTTTGTAGTGATTTAAACTCTGGACCTATTAAGAGATGTCTTACTAACTGCATCATGATTCGTGatcttttcatttttggaaTTCATCGTAAGGGAAAGAGGTTTAGACGGAATTTGTATggaattaatttttaaaaaggaatgaatttatgtttatgtatccAAATTTTGATATGCCATAATAAgattttaaaactaaattaaaaaacacaaaattaaaactactatataaatatatgaattattagttAGTTGAACTTATGACAACAATACATTGACTAatacaaattattaaaaaatatatatacgaacaatttaattaatgtgCTATCAGATATGTATCAATTTCGTGTACATAGTAATTTCCCAATCatattaaactaatatataaatatgagacttttattccactaactttttcaactcactttttttcatatttcttaaaaccccgTGTCAAGTGaaacttggacaatatttcactGACGGtagtatttaataaataattatagtataattattttaattatgatataatattatataataataactactactattattattattattttatattaaattaggAGTAATTGTTAATTTTGGTCGTAAATATATGAcaaaaatacgaatttggttaaaaatattcaatttttgaaaaaacaAGTCCATAACAATTGAAATCCTTGTCAGAGAAGTcattttttacggttccgtcaaaaaactaacggtcatgccACTATGCAATTAGcattgaccgttagttttttgacaGAACCGTAAAAAATGACTACTTCAgagacattttcatttgttatggacctatttttcaaaaattgaatgttttggaccaaattcatattttcgtcatatgtttaggaccaaaattgacctttactcttaaattaataactaatcaatataatcttaataaaaatttaaaattgtgaattgtattcataatgatataaataattgaatatttttagttaggtgttcaaccctaaaatgagtataaaataatttaattaaaaatattcaattggtttaattagtttaaataattaatttaattaggtattttgttcttgatttatattatgaatgcaataagatgtatgtataaaacactaaaaagaaataagaaaagaagagaagagaaaagaaagaagatgaAACATAAAccaaggagaaaaaagaaagaagaaaggaagataaaataataaaaagaaagaagaaaatgaagaaaaaagaaatcacatgtttggtactcCCATCATCTCTCTGTAgtagagacgtttcttttcagcacgagatttaagaaattgtgttaaaagtaagttaagtgaagagagaataaagtaagaaaggaaaaatgtagagagaataaagtaagaaagaagaaaagttagtgttttttgccaaaataggaaatgactcagctacagtggGACTACCAAAAAATGAATATGACTCAGCTACAAAGGGACgggggagtactatttaattgaaatttctaaaaatatcctccataacaaaaaagtcacatgtttggtacctatAATTATTTGTGTCACGGGGTACAAAAAAACGATAGTAAATAAaaatcaggtaccatttatgtgtgaaagtgaaagatcaggtaTCATTTATGTAATGACTCAAGTCATAATGAAAATACCATATATCCTACTAAGCAAGGTTTGTAATATAGactttctttaattttattatctgAATGATTTAACTCTAATATTTAGTATACATGGGGGCACATTTACATGCACACAGTTAAAACTACAAAGACTTAAAATAAATACTCATACAAAGAATATTGATTCTAACTACCAGAAGAAAGGTACGTTATTCGTCCCACGGAAAGGCAGATAAAAAATTGCCCTCGCACCATatcccttttttttttatacACATGAGCAACTTGAAGTTTTTAATGCTACAGCACCtaatttaaaacaataaaagtGAATAATACATCACCTCCTAAATACCAAATTCAGCCAAAGAATTCTATAATActtaattagtactccctttTATAATCTCAGAATCAACCACTACGAATATATTTCCTGCTTAATTAATATGTCTGGTCTAATTAAAAACTCTCGGGACCAGATTGAGATTCCACCCCCTTCCGTACCTGCAACATTTAGTCACACATATATAAAGAGCCATACAATACAAATCACTTCACATCTCAAATTTGACAAGATTTTAGGTAGATTCAGAAGGAAgaccaaatttgaaataaaagttGATAATATCTATCAGCTGGTGCCATGGCAGAAGAGTTGATAAGCTGGTGGAATTCGCCGCGGAATCTCTTCAGTTCGTCGCCATGCTCGTTGGCGTCCAACGACATAGCGAGCTTGGGCTGGCCGACCGAGACCAGAAGTGTACGTTCAAGCCATGAATCCGATGGTTTTCATCACCACCACCCGCCTCCTCCGCACCCCAAATTGGATGGCTTGAATCAACCTTTGCTGTGAgcaatattttatgttttgtcttttagaaaagttggaaattatggaTGAAGAAGAAGGTGTATTGTTGTCCCTGTCCCAGTCCCACTAATAATGGATGACTAACCCTAATACAAAATTCAACTCTACACTCAAAAAGCGAAATGTTTTTCGACTAGTTTccaattcatatatttttcTACTTGTCGTGTTGCAGCGGAAGATCAGAGGGCAATTATTCTGACTTGCTGCTGGATTCAAGCATGAATTATCGGGCTCAATTGAATTTTAGTGAAGAAGATTCATCGATGAAGCAAAGTTCAGCTTCATCCTTGTTCGATACGGATTCTCAACCCTATCCATCTTTATTACATCATCAAATGAACTCAAACGGATTCTTGCCTAaaccctctccctctccctctccctctcccgcTGCTGATAATCGCTTATGGATTAATCCATCAGCGTTGAGTAACGTTCGTCCGCCTCACAATCACAGCATCACTGCTAAGGAGAAAACGTATCATGAACAAGCCACATTTAAACGTCCACGAATCGAAACTCCGTCCCCGTTGCCAACCTTCAAGGTACAAGCTCCATGTTAATTTGTTTCTGGCTTTTCATATATGCAGAGAAACGGATGATAGCTTTTAGCTTTCTATTCAACAGGTCCGAAAAGAAAAACTTGGGGACAGAATCACCGCCCTACAGCAGTTGGTTTCACCTTTCGGAAAGgtcaattttcaaataaatttgattttttgatTTTAAATTACTTCATGAATAGTACTAAGCTTTGTGATCAATTGCACTTTCAGACTGACACTGCATCCGTCCTCCACGAAGCTATCGAGTACATCAAGTTTCTCCATGATCAAGTCAATGTATGTTTAATTAGTGATTCAATTTCATATaagaaattaatcaaaataaacCTCCATCAGTAATTAATAATGTTTCCGTGATTTAATTTCAGTCATTAAGCACGCCATACTTGAAATATGGATCTCCACCGGTGCAGGTACGAcccaaattacataattaattcGATTATATATCTTGTGTAAAATAATTAGTTAGTGCCAAACTTTTTGTCATATCATGGTTTGGTGCTAGTGAATAATGTATATATTTGAACGCAGGCAGGAGAGAAAAGCAAGGATGAAGAAGGGGTAACAAAGGACCTCAAAACTCGAGGACTGTGCGTCGTCCCTATATCGAGCACCTTCCCCGTTGCAGCCGAGACCACCTCAGATTTCTGGACACCTACATACGCCGCAAGCTTCAGATAGATATCGTGCaatttacacacacacacaacaaaaaaaagaaacaataaTGTAAGATATGGATGCGACAAGAATGGAGGGCCTGTTATACATGTATTGAAGAAAAGCAAGAAAAAGGGAAAGTGAAAAAAAACGAAGTGATTGTTGAAGGAAGACAGCGCATGCTGGGCCACACTTGGAAAAAAAGAAGACATCAAATATGAAAGCATAGTAGAACTAATTGATGTAGCATTTCATAAAATTGTAATCATCAAGAGGATGTTAAGGAAAAGGGACTGGAACTGATGCTAAATTTAGCTTTTACTCTACTTTATTAGTGTTTTAGGAGATGTGCATTATCGGTTTGAGCTGTATTTAGCAGCTTAATTAATTGTTAATCAAGCggttctcattttttttctttgttttatgtTGGGCATCATCCCACCAGCTATTAGTTTATGTAAAAGTTGACACTGCTGATAGAAAAGAATACGGATAATAAGTAATTTATGTATTGAGTTGACAAGCATGGAATTTGTATTTAATTCTATAATTTAGTGGAGGCTGTAAAGGGAGTTATATATGTATATCATCCCAACGTACACACCTTTTGGTATACCTCCCTATAATCCTATTATTGATATCAAGTCTTCACATTCAtattccacaaaaaataatcttaatTATAAATAAGATGAGTAGAAATTAGTAAAATGTGAGAAAGATAGGTAGAAAAAGTAGTCAGCATGTAGTTagtggaaataaaattttcttcatcaagaagaaaaacaagactATTTTTCGTATAAGAAGATAgtattatactccatctgtccaaaACAATAGTCTCATTTTATCACTTCCATTTAGCAAGTTTTTTCACCTATAAAATAGATTACATTCTTCACTAATAATactcaaattattttttctttttttctatttctcattttattaatttcacattaaaatttgtgttgtCACCAAAGTCCCTATATATAGGGGACTGAGAGAGTATATACGTAAATcccatatatttttatttctttttttcctttttacaaATCTTGTGAATtgctactatatatatatatatatcaggTAGATGAATGATCTGCTACACACCTTATGTGAGCACCATTCGTGAGCAACACGCTTGTTTAAGACACGTTAAacattgtttgttttgttttatatgtctagtttgattctaatacattaaaaattaatattaacacttttaattttacaattttcataaaaatcaaagctcgatttatcatattattcatttacttaaaATTATAAACGAAACGATtaaatcgagctttgatttttatgaaaattgtaaaattaaaagtgtcaatattaatttttaatgtattagaagcaaactagatatataaaataaaacaaacaatgtTTAACGTGTCTTAAACAAGCgtggtgctcacataaggtatgtagcatatcattcctcacTAAGTAAGTGGGCTTCACTAGTTCCCAGGATTTGTTATATGTATGGACAAACTTCTGTTGaactaataattaaatttaagtcTGAGATTTggttaaatcaaagaaaaaggtTTTGCCGCTATTACAAAAGTAGTTTGCACGATTAAATGAATGGGCCACAAAGTCATGACTTTGGGTCAGTAATGTGGTAGCCCACCCATCCAATCTTTAATTATAGCCCACCCATCCAATCTATAATTATATCAAACTGGACAGTAAATTCTTGATCTGTAATAATGAATCACAATGTGATGATATGTTATGTTGTTGTTTTGGAGATGGGATAGTGGCTGACTGAAGTTTCTATATCCAAATATCTTAAGCTCGAATTTGAAGTTTGAGCTCGTCAGTTGTCGTCAGACCAACAATGACATAAATAACAATGAATTACCTAGAATTTTGTTATAAGGAGAAGCTTATTTGCATTATTTAGAGTTTAGACTGCGTGCCTATAATCTTTggataaaatttcaatttacaAAGAAACACCTCTAATGGGCACCCCTAGGTTAAAGTTTGAGTCCCAACTGAAGCTAATAaagatatttcaatttaaaagtttgtgatatttaaaaattaaaatcataatataAAAATGCAATTTGCAAGTATCTTGGTGAATAGTCAATACTAATAAAAGACCTTCCATACATACAATTAGGGCGTGTTCAACTTACGTTATTTGAAATGTTCTGATTTAATTCCTGCAAGAATTGTAGCAGGATGACCCACTAGTATGATTTTAATTCTTTGCGTTCGGTGAATATGATTTGGAGGAATATTCCAGATATGATGGTAGGATGGCCCACCATCATGGCTTtaaattagttatttttgttcaaTTCTGTGCTCATCAGATTTGAATACTACATTTTTTGACAGATTTAATTCTTGACTAATACTGATGAACAGTGCGGGCTTTAGGCCATAACTTGGGCTTGGCCGAAATAATTCACATAAACTAAACAAATGTTTTTGCATAGAATTGACCCCAAATCATGGCATAACTGGGAAGGTGAACACGCCCTTAAACTCATAATCTAGGTATTCAAATCATATTATTTTCCTTCcctaagtaaaagaaaaaacagtttcaatttctaaattaaaaagaaaccCGAAGGACAGTAGAACCAATAAAAATAGAGGAAATATTGTGTAATTGAAATCTTTATATGTGAGCTTTGATTTTGTAGAAAAAGTAATATTCGGATGTATGGATCACCAATTTTGATTGAGTCGCAATGAAATTCTCCATCCGCCCCAAAAAaacatagactagatttactaTTTTGGGTCAAATTAGACCATGTctaaatatgaaatttttttaacgAATTACATGCTAGTAATGCTATGGACCCCACAgttcactaacactactttcactatttttttttccttctatcGTACTTAtttcatctctctcttactttactaattactaCGAGGTAAGAACTGTGAAGAGGTATGCATATGGTTTTATGAGAAGGGTAATGTGGTTGTAACTTTTCCTTTATAATTGATGAGGAAGATATAGCCTTCATTAGGCACTCAAGTCGAAAGTATATAGCACTGTCCTGCTACTGCTAAGTGTTCTGCTGATCCAATTCTATTGTAGCTCATCCTTCCGTTCCAGAGCAGATACCATGGCAATGCAGCTAATCATAATATTATTCCTGAGCGTCATTCTTCTGCAGGCATCGGCGTCGATTCATGAGTTGCTGAAAAGCAGAGGGTTGCAGGCAGGGCTATTTCCAAAGAACGGCGTGAGATCTTCTTAAGTGAGTGAAGATGGTTTGCTGTCGGTGTTCCTGGGGAGGCCGTACTTTGCGAAGCTGGGAGAGTCGGATATCATTCGAGAGCTTGATGAGGGCAAATCTCAGCTAAGGGGGGGTTAAAACACCTCTCCTCTCTTTACAAGAAATTTATCTAGTGTTTCGGTCTCCCTACGATCAACATCAAAATTAAAGCATTTATTTAAGAATAAAATGTATAAACGTTAAGGTATCGGCTTCTCTTGAACTGCTGTAGAACCAAAAACATAAACACAAGCATGTTCAACTTCATGATAGGCAATTGGGTTAGCAAGTAGCTCAATGAAAATCAGCACAAGTTGGTTCACCATGGTGTTTTTCAGTTGATAATTATTCAATGAACAACTTTAATTTGTGATGGACAATGTGGTTCTCACGTCCTAGGTCTTCTTCTAACTATGTTGACCACGTCCAGATTTGTTGAATTCTCCAAATTATGCTGACCGAAAAAGCGCCTCGCACAATGTAAAGCTTCAAGCATGTGACCTTCTTCCCACCACCTCTTCATTTCGATTTCAGTAACCATTGATCTGAGGCCTTGGTGTTGGACCAGTTAGTCTGGAAAAAGGTATCTGGTTGCGACCAGGGATGCCTCTACGGCGAGATAGTCGTTCAGCAGTAGTTGGATCTGATACTGATTTTGAGAAGGCCTGGGCCAGCTCAATTGCAGACGCTGCTTTGCCATGTCGTATGGAGGCATCACTCGGTGCTGGCTTGTCATGCTCAATAGGTTTTCGCCAAGTCTCTGGGGATGGAGCCCTGTCCTGTAGCTGTTTCGGTTGCTGATTCCGGTGCTTTTCTGCTTCCTTATTATTTCTCCAAATTTCGTTTTGCCTGTTCCTCCTATGTGAATCGCTTCTCTCAACATCCAGCTGGTTTTCTCGCCTTTTGGAGTATTTAGACATCCTTTGATTGGAAGAAATACCTTCAAATTTTTCGCTATAACGTGCAGAAGATCCATGCATGAAGGCATCACCCTTCGGAGAAACTTCCTTCACCCTATGAAGTGTAATAGATGTAAATAAAATACGACTCATTTTCATGATTTCCTGATAACAAGTGCCTCCAGACGGCGAATAACATCCAAAGCTGCATACAAGTAACCGAATACCTCAACGCAGGTTGACCCTCGTAGTTGTTTAAGTCATCTTCAACCCCACGTGCCTTAAGAACCTGTCACCATGCCAACAACTCTTAACTAAAGAAAAAGGAATACTAGCTTCGAAACAATATGAGCTGATTAGATGGGACATAACTCATGAAAGTAACACGTTTTTAAAGGAACCAGACTAACTGAATTTTAGACCATGCGACATGAACCAATTTGTATcctaaaaaaaagagagagaatagtCAAATACACCCAGAGCAATGACAATTCTTTGTTTTCTAATGGTCCTGCGTTTGAAGCATTGAGatacataattttataaatagtcCTTGCTTCCAATTATTTAAGAGTACACAGTTCCCAATCTTGAACTTTGTCATATCAAGCATAGAATGTCTTCTTTTTTGACGTGGTATTGCATATGCTTTTTATTGCATTATAAGTAGACACACTTAATGA
Proteins encoded in this window:
- the LOC121810236 gene encoding transcription factor bHLH112-like; translation: MAEELISWWNSPRNLFSSSPCSLASNDIASLGWPTETRSVRSSHESDGFHHHHPPPPHPKLDGLNQPLLGRSEGNYSDLLLDSSMNYRAQLNFSEEDSSMKQSSASSLFDTDSQPYPSLLHHQMNSNGFLPKPSPSPSPSPAADNRLWINPSALSNVRPPHNHSITAKEKTYHEQATFKRPRIETPSPLPTFKVRKEKLGDRITALQQLVSPFGKTDTASVLHEAIEYIKFLHDQVNSLSTPYLKYGSPPVQAGEKSKDEEGVTKDLKTRGLCVVPISSTFPVAAETTSDFWTPTYAASFR